The sequence below is a genomic window from Rhodococcus sp. 4CII.
GTCCTGGGCCAGAACACCGCGACGGAGCATCACCGCGGCCGCCGCGACGTATTCCGCGATCGACTGCTCGTGATGGAAGGTGTTTGCCACCAGCGTGTCCGGCGCGAGGGCATCGAACGCGATGTTGTCCGTCCCTGCACCGGCGACGTGGACGAGACGCAGCCTCTCCGCGGACGACGCCATCGACGGTGTGAACCTTCCCCCGACATAGACGTCGGCGTCGCGCAGGTCCTCGGCCAGGGCCGCTTCGTCGAAGCCGTCGTGCCAGGACAGCCGCGCATCGGGTGGAACCGCGGCCTCGAGCCGGGATCGGTGCGGAATCAGGTTGCGGTCGGCAACAATGATCTTCATCTAGCGGTTCTCTCTTCCGGGGCGAAACACCCGATCGTGCGCCGGTCCGGCCGAAGCACGGACGACCAGTTGAGTGGGGAGGTGGATTTCTCGGATATCGGAGTCCGGCTCGTTCGCGCGCTGGAACACCAGATCCAGGCTCAGCACGCCGGCTCGTGCCATCGGGACGTTGACGCTCGTCAGAGCAGGGTTGGCGAGTTCGGCAAGCGGCGAATCGTCGATGCCGACGACGCTGAGGTCGTCCGGAACCGAGAAGCCCATGGCCCGTGCGCCGTTCATGACGCCGATCGCCATCGGATCGTTGTGCGTCATCACCGCACTGGCTCCGGTGGCGATCACGCTGGCGGCGGCGGCGTGCCCACCCGCGAGGGTTTCCTGCTGCCAGCCGAGCAGGCTCAGCTGCACGTCACGCGCCGCGCAGAACTCCTCGACCGCGGCGACACGCCGTTGGTTGGACCACGACTGGGGTGACCCCTGGACGTAGGCGAGGTGTTCGTGCCCGAGGGCGACGAGGTAGTCGATGGTCTGGCGAATGCCGTCCTCGGAATCGGCAACGATGCAGTCACATTCGGGTGAGGAGCGGTTGACCAGCACCAAGGGGGTGTCGCCGGCGAGCTGCACGATGTCCGATGCGGGAAGCCGTGGAGCGCAGACCACGAGCGCGTCGACGCGACCCTGCAACTCGCCGAGAACCTCACGCTCACGGTCGGCGCTGCCGTCGGTGTCGGTGAGGAGCACCGTCTGGCGTCGGTGCCACCCCTGAGCCTGCGCCGCCTTCACGAAGCTCGCGAACACCGTGTGTCCGATGTCGGGCACCACGACCGCGACGGTGGTGGCGGTCGCCCTCACCGCATCGTTGCGTGTCGGTGACGCCGCCCGGTAGCCGATCTCGTCGGCGACCGCAATGATCCGCGCGAGCGTGTCCGGTCCGATCCGGTCCGGGGCACTGAACGCCCGCGACGCGGTGGACAGGGATACCCCCGCACGGCGTGCGACCTCGGTCAAGGTGGGTGCCACGGTGCTACCGCCTCGCTGCTCGTTGTGACTGACGACACAACTATCCACAGCTTGCGCAAGATTGTCAATATATTGCGCAAGCTTTGCGGCAACGAGTGTGCCGAGCCTCTATCAGACGTAGGAGGAGTAGGCCGCTCACGGCAAGGGGTCGTGACGGATACTCCCGGACTCCACACCAGCGCTTGCAGCCGAAACTTGATGGTTTGGATCGCCGAGGGCGATTCCGATATCTGGATGTCGTGGTCGGTCCAGTTCGAGTAGCCCGCGACGACCGACCCCACTGGGCCGGTGAGCAAACCCGCACATGAAAGTTACATCGGCACTCCACGGCGTGGCGGGTGACAGGCGGCGCCACATCCTCACGTACCCTACGGTGTCCGCTGCACCGTCCCAACCAACTCGACGGCCCTGATTCCGTCTGGGCTGCATTGGTCATGACGTCGGTGACCAGCGCGATCGCCTGTCGCCACGCAGCTCCCACCTCCGTGGTCCACGTGCGCGGTTCACACACCATTTCCAGCGCTGCGACAAGGGCGATGCCGACCGCGCTGTAGTGCGAGTCGTCGATTCCGGTTTCGGTGATCTCGCCCCAGCTGAACCAGATACGGAAGCACGAATTCCGGTGCCTCCAACCGATCGATGACATAGCCGATCGCTCGGACCAACAGGTCGCGTTGCGTATCCAAGCCACTAGGCGATCTCGAGTGCCGCATCACCGTGACCACCTTCCGCATCGCTACCTCGAACGGTGGTCCTCCCCCGAATGAACTCCGCGACGCGCGCGATCGCCTTCCGCGCCTCAGGCACGAGATCTGCGGCCACCTGGAACACGTGGAACTGTCCATCCCAAATCTCGAGAGAGGCCGGAACACCTGCTTCCACGAGACGATCGAACATCAAGCGTGAGTCGGGGCACAGCAGATCTTTGGACCCCACCTGCAGCAGAACCGGAGGTAACCCACGGAGGTCTGCGTCGACGGGAGACTGCGGCAGCCCCGACACGCCGCGAGAGCGGTGTTCGACCTGCATGGCGAGAGAGCTCAACGCCAATAGCGCAGAACGGGGAAGAACCGGGCATCGTGCAGACGTGGGATGTTGCAGCTTGCTTGTCGGGTCCAGGTCTGTGAGCGGCGACAACGCGACGAGCCCGGCCGGCCGTGGCAGCCCTGGGCCGTCGAGGGCGAGCGCCACCATGAACGCGAGGTATCCGCCCGCGGAATCGCCGGCAATGACAATTTGCGTGGGCGAGAATCCTCGCGCAAGCAGCCACTGATAGCCGGCGACACCATCGGCTACCGCGTCTTCGATCGTATGCGTCGGCATGAGCCGGTAGTCGACGCTGAGCACGCTGGCATCGGCCGACTGCGAGATTCGCGACGCGAGTCGCCGATGCGTGTTGAGGCCACAGGACAGAAATCCACCACCGTGCAGGTAGAGCACCACACTGTGGAGATCGGCGTCGTGCGCCTGGATCCAATCCGCATCGCAGTTCGTCAGGCGCACGCGCCGATGCCCTACTCCGTCCAGCGGAGGTAGTACACGCGCCGCCTGGTCCACCGCTCGCGCGGCCCAGCTCGTGCTCGGCACTCGCGCCCAGACACCGAGCGCGGGCTTGATCGTCACACGCAACAGGTGCGCAATGGCCTTCGACTGAAGGCTGCTGCCAGGGAGAATGTTCGGTTGGCCGAGTGCGTTCCACTCGGGCCCCACCTCCGACCGGTGAGTCCGGCCCACATCGCAGGTTGCCTCCGCGATCTGCCGTTCGATCGAACTGGGGACCGCCATCGGAACTCCACTTCTTTCAGATGGTCACGACTGGCTGAAAGCAACCGGCGTTAACCTCGTATTAACGCAGCTCCAACGTATGGTGCACATCACCCCAGCGCATTACCCCGTAGGGGTGGAAATATAGCCCCTTCGGGGCATTGCTCACCGATGGAGTTAACGGCCGATCCCCCTACCAGGGCAACGGGTATGTCGCAGGACGGGCGGTCCCACTGTGTCAACGGCATTCGTCGACAGCACGCACACCGGCGAAACGTGCTGCGAGGAATTCGATCGCACCCGGCGCGCCGGTGATCAACATGGTGTTGCGACTTCCGCCCGGGGGCCGAAACACCTGCGCCGCATCGCCCCCAGATCGGTGACCCGGTACCGACAGCAGTAGGGCTGTTCTCCGCGAGGGCGTCTCGTAACGCGGGAACTCCGAGTCGACGCACCCGCACTCAGCGCCGCTCAACCCCTCCGAAGCGGGATCAAAACACCTCATCCGGGTGACGCACCCGCCTCGGCCATGCATGAGACTCGAGTCACAGAGCATGAGGACGTAGGGGGTGACACTCAGGCGTCCGGCTCTCTTCAGCCCACCCCAGAGAGAAGGTTGATCATGACAACAGTCGAATCCGCCGACACCACAACAATTCCCGACGAAATAGGCAGGCAGATCGTTCTCCCCGAGGGGCACAGCGACGACGCGAAACTGTACGACGCCTACCGGTGGCTCCGCGAGAACCAGCCCCTCGGGCAGGCGCGGGTAGTGGGGTACGACCCCCTCTGGCTGGTCAGCAAGCACGCCGACCTGATGGAAATCGAGCGACAGCCAGAGATTTTCAGCGCTGGTGGTGGCGAGAACAAGGGCTCGCACAACCCGATTCTCAGCAATCAGGCCGGTGACGAGTTCACGAAGACACTCACCGGTGGAAGTCTCCGCATCCTCGACGCGCTGCCCTACCTCGACCCGCCGGAGCACACCACGATCAAGGACGTTGCGTTCGACTGGTTCCGCCCGGCGAACCTCAAGAAGTGGGAAGACCGCATTCGCGAGACCGCGCGGGAATCCGTCACGCGCCTCGTGTCCGGAAAGCAAGACCTGGATGCCGTGCACGAGTTCGCGGTGTTCTTCCCGCTGCACGTCATCATGTCGCTCTTCGGCGTTCCCGTGGAAGACGAACCACGCATGATGGCGCTGACGCAGGACCTCTTCGGAGTCGCCGACCCGGATGCGAAGCGCGACGACATCGAAACCCTGTCCCCCGACGCCGCGGCACAGCAGTGGGCGGCGGCGATCGCGGACTTCTACGCGTATTTCGATGTTCTCGTCGAGAGCAGGCGCGCCGAACCGCGCGACGATCTGGCTACTCTCATCGCCGTCGCGAAGGACGCGAGCGGGGAATATTTCCCCAAGACCTTCGCCTACGGATGGTTCGTTGCCATCGCCACCGCCGGCCACGACACCACGGCCAGCACCCTCGCGGGATGCCTGCAACAGCTCGCTGCACGTCCCGACATCCTCGAGCGCGTCCAGGGCGACCTCACCCTGGTTCCACACCTCGTGAACGAGGCACTGCGGATCGTGTCGCCGGTGAAGCAGTTCACCCGTGTCGCTCTCCGCGACTACGAACTCCGGGGACGCACCATCAAGGCCGGTGACCGC
It includes:
- a CDS encoding LacI family DNA-binding transcriptional regulator, with amino-acid sequence MAPTLTEVARRAGVSLSTASRAFSAPDRIGPDTLARIIAVADEIGYRAASPTRNDAVRATATTVAVVVPDIGHTVFASFVKAAQAQGWHRRQTVLLTDTDGSADREREVLGELQGRVDALVVCAPRLPASDIVQLAGDTPLVLVNRSSPECDCIVADSEDGIRQTIDYLVALGHEHLAYVQGSPQSWSNQRRVAAVEEFCAARDVQLSLLGWQQETLAGGHAAAASVIATGASAVMTHNDPMAIGVMNGARAMGFSVPDDLSVVGIDDSPLAELANPALTSVNVPMARAGVLSLDLVFQRANEPDSDIREIHLPTQLVVRASAGPAHDRVFRPGRENR
- a CDS encoding alpha/beta hydrolase, which translates into the protein MAVPSSIERQIAEATCDVGRTHRSEVGPEWNALGQPNILPGSSLQSKAIAHLLRVTIKPALGVWARVPSTSWAARAVDQAARVLPPLDGVGHRRVRLTNCDADWIQAHDADLHSVVLYLHGGGFLSCGLNTHRRLASRISQSADASVLSVDYRLMPTHTIEDAVADGVAGYQWLLARGFSPTQIVIAGDSAGGYLAFMVALALDGPGLPRPAGLVALSPLTDLDPTSKLQHPTSARCPVLPRSALLALSSLAMQVEHRSRGVSGLPQSPVDADLRGLPPVLLQVGSKDLLCPDSRLMFDRLVEAGVPASLEIWDGQFHVFQVAADLVPEARKAIARVAEFIRGRTTVRGSDAEGGHGDAALEIA
- a CDS encoding cytochrome P450, giving the protein MTTVESADTTTIPDEIGRQIVLPEGHSDDAKLYDAYRWLRENQPLGQARVVGYDPLWLVSKHADLMEIERQPEIFSAGGGENKGSHNPILSNQAGDEFTKTLTGGSLRILDALPYLDPPEHTTIKDVAFDWFRPANLKKWEDRIRETARESVTRLVSGKQDLDAVHEFAVFFPLHVIMSLFGVPVEDEPRMMALTQDLFGVADPDAKRDDIETLSPDAAAQQWAAAIADFYAYFDVLVESRRAEPRDDLATLIAVAKDASGEYFPKTFAYGWFVAIATAGHDTTASTLAGCLQQLAARPDILERVQGDLTLVPHLVNEALRIVSPVKQFTRVALRDYELRGRTIKAGDRLMLLFQSGNRDAEVFDNPDTFDIDRRPNKQIAFGYGPHMCIGQHLAKLEMKVMLEELLPALRRVEVTGDPKMIQTNFVGGLRRLPVHLTFA